A window of the Bufo gargarizans isolate SCDJY-AF-19 chromosome 1, ASM1485885v1, whole genome shotgun sequence genome harbors these coding sequences:
- the CRACD gene encoding capping protein-inhibiting regulator of actin dynamics isoform X2, translated as MGTRAFSHDSIFIPDGQVEDEQETQATPQDHSVGKVKSLQQQLGKNIRFGQPPPANVPLKRMQDLGATLEETQNSSMDSLGEHDVGCLSSGSKILGSPSSHGTRNAPQPEHKTEEKVTPVKSSRTKRPSGTIDSINLDVVPRSAACLDNTAAKHKLSVKPKNQRVSKKHRGMSQDCYSIEDNEHETGLNVHRSLNKAMYHSMDISNQDIIVSNYFERKARGLQIPEHTQVTNRQYEGEKHEEPITFKSEESRQMDKENKSVADKRTTEEEQRRQKIIRNIELDRLQHKLKEQKENEMKEQRRREEEKKLRAEQILKELEEHRKQDEQRQREEERCLKLAEEQKTREQEQQRTLQQAEEQKKIEIEQQMEQQKAFQEAEEQKRREVEKQNALQLAEERKMREKEEHRALQEVEELNIRKLEEQRMLKMAEEQRNCELEQQKALEIAEEERKYEIEQQKAIQMAEEQRMQELEQQKTLKITEEQRKHEQEHQKALQIALEQRKYEMEQENVLQIEEQKRSELELQRTSQMAEGLKKHKLELQRSLLVGEEIKHDLEEHRAAGVQKGIEVEDQKAVRLVEDKRLVHEEPLKNEYPINEDIKKNVVEVRHSSPDHESSITEKHLPEKLKTDEISKENDTDLKQRQSNEELRWNELDQRQRPFTFKVTSGEKQIIFEKVNLSPVTLVKEQPTCPKTLDPKETKTNISSHVLPSSQCIPHTAILVTGAQLCGTAVNLNQIKDTACKTLLGLTEERKLDLAETKNERDMGNTKNISSKTKYTSETLENQSFMEEWASIRSKIFNKSENVAMTENNKTDPCVPSDDWIGKGKDDSHNILRKTMSASAKFSITPAWQKFPESAKTVEFSSDTPAMKSNKEHIGTVLPDNTAERRLTERALSVQEVVANKMKRQATIEGGAEGCIFSKDLPSFLVPNPPQSPRRNHLEEQTSLNAQMANSMRKPDKLLQNSEEKMAPFGVKLRRTHYSLRFHSDPQNEQKRKKRYSAGDSFEGVPTPLTAGDETEIRTLPNKELSASPTKLKKDSTVKLLLDTSNYLSENIYSTFISPLTPGTSPHLSSPNKDRIAPKSPIIQKPSLAPKPSSPTPPSSPLSKLNKTDMKDPYGESLDKTEQRSVTEEVKVSAAFPSSKHSESLEYDRTDKANLPSIPWREKPEKRPEKTGRERPVLQSRHSLDGTRLMEQVESAQPLWITLALQKQKGFREQQASREERRQAREAKQADKLAKETSSGVLVGEYRSRSGSLQKPLPHEEKKCETVVTRLQRREQLQKSNTLPTSVTVEITETVPVTHAKDLPKRFSTPDATPVSSEPAWLALAKRKSKAWSDCPQIIK; from the exons ATTCTAGGGTCACCGAGTTCTCATGGCACCAGGAATGCTCCTCAGCCAGAACACAAGACAGAGGAGAAG GTCACTCCTGTGAAATCGTCTCGAACAAAAAGACCATCTGGCACAATCGACTCTATAAACTTGGATGTCGTTCCACGATCTGCCGCTTGTTTAGATAATACTGCCGCTAAACACAAACTTTCTGTCAAGCCAAAAAATCAGAGAGTGTCAAAGAAACACAGAGGGATGTCCCAG GATTGTTACAGCATAGAAGACAACGAACATGAAACTGGACTGAATGTGCATCGATCTCTCAATAAAGCCATGTACCACTCAATGGATATTTCCAATCAGGATATAATTGTGTCTAATTATTTTGAACGAAAAGCCCGTGGATTACAAATTCCTGAGCATACTCAAGTGACCAATAGACAATATGAAGGGGAAAAACATGAGGAGCCAATAACTTTTAAATCTGAAGAAAGTAGACAAATGGATAAAGAAAATAAGTCAGTAGCAGATAAACGTACCACAGAAGAGGAACAAAGAAGACAGAAAATCATTAGGAACATTGAGTTAGATAGGCTCCAGCATAAGTTAAAAGAACAGAAAGAAAATGAAATGAAGGAACAGCGTAGACGCGAAGAAGAGAAAAAACTGCGGGCTGAACAAATTCTGAAAGAATTAGAAGAACACAGAAAACAAGATGAGCAAAGACAACGTGAGGAGGAGAGATGTCTCAAATTAGCAGAAGAACAAAAGACTCGTGAGCAGGAGCAACAGAGAACATTGCAGCAAGCTGAGGAGCAGAAGAAGATTGAGATAGAGCAGCAAATGGAGCAACAGAAAGCTTTTCAGGAAGCTGAGGAACAAAAAAGACGTGAAGTAGAGAAGCAAAACGCCCTTCAGTTAGCAGAGGAACGGAAAATGCGTGAAAAGGAGGAACATAGAGCTCTGCAGGAAGTTGAAGAGCTGAACATACGCAAACTTGAGGAGCAAAGAATGCTTAAGATGGCAGAAGAGCAGAGAAATTGTGAACTGGAGCAACAAAAAGCACTCGAAATTGCAGAAGAAGAGAGAAAGTATGAGATAGAACAGCAGAAAGCAATTCAAATGGCAGAAGAGCAGAGAATGCAAGAACTGGAGCAGCAGAAAACACTTAAGATTACAGAGGAGCAGAGAAAGCATGAACAAGAACACCAGAAAGCACTTCAGATTGCACTGGAGCAGAGAAAGTATGAAATGGAACAAGAAAATGTACTTCAGATAGAAGAACAGAAAAGATCTGAACTGGAGCTGCAGAGGACTTCTCAAATGGCAGAAGGACTGAAGAAACATAAACTGGAACTACAGAGATCTCTTCTTGTTGGAGAGGAGATAAAACATGACTTGGAGGAACATAGGGCAGCTGGGGTGCAGAAAGGGATTGAAGTGGAAGACCAAAAAGCAGTTCGACTAGTGGAGGACAAAAGATTGGTACACGAGGAACCTTTAAAGAATGAATATCCAATTAATGAGGATATTAAGAAGAATGTAGTTGAGGTAAGGCATTCCTCTCCAGATCATGAAAGCAGTATTACAGAAAAACATCTACCTGAAAAGCTGAAAACAGATGAAATAAGTAAAGAAAATGACACAGATTTAAAACAGAGACAAAGTAATGAAGAACTCCGATGGAATGAGCTTGACCAAAGGCAAAGACCATTTACATTTAAGGTCACGTCAGGTGAAAAGCAGATTATATTTGAGAAAGTTAATTTATCTCCAGTTACATTAGTAAAAGAGCAACCAACATGCCCTAAAACACTGGACCCTAAAGAAACTAAAACGAATATTAGTTCACATGTTCTTCCATCCTCGCAGTGCATTCCCCACACTGCAATTTTGGTTACAGGAGCACAACTGTGTGGTACAGCTGTAAACCTTAACCAGATTAAGGACACCGCTTGTAAAACATTGCTTGGACTGACTGAAGAGAGGAAATTAGATCTTGCCGAAACCAAAAATGAAAGAGATATGGGCAATACTAAAAATATCAGcagtaaaacaaaatatacatcaGAGACATTGGAAAATCAGTCCTTCATGGAAGAATGGGCTTCCATTAGGTCAAAAATATTCAACAAATCTGAAAATGTTGCCATGACCGAAAATAATAAAACTGATCCTTGTGTACCTAGTGATGACTGGATAGGAAAGGGTAAAGATGACTCCCATAACATCTTACGAAAGACAATGTCAGCTAGTGCAAAATTTTCTATAACACCAGCATGGCAGAAATTTCCAGAATCTGCGAAAACCGTTGAGTTTAGTAGTGACACCCCAGCAATGAAATCAAATAAGGAACATATAGGAACAGTGTTACCTGACAacacagctgagagaaggctcaCAGAAAGGGCACTGAGTGTCCAAGAAGTGGTGGCAAATAAAATGAAAAGGCAAGCTACGATTGAAGGTGGTGCAGAAGGTTGTATATTTTCTAAAGATCTTCCATCCTTCTTGGTTCCTAACCCACCTCAGTCTCCTCGTCGTAATCATTTAGAAGAACAAACTTCCCTCAATGCACAAATGGCCAACAGTATGAGAAAACCAGATAAATTATTACAAAATTCAGAAGAGAAAATGGCTCCATTTGGAGTCAAACTAAGAAGGACACATTATTCCTTGAGATTTCATTCAGATCCTCAGAATGAACAGAAACGGAAGAAACGATATAGTGCAGGTGACAGCTTTGAAGGTGTTCCTACTCCATTAACTGCAGGAGATGAAACAGAAATAAGGACTTTACCCAACAAAGAATTGTCAGCATCCCCTACTAAATTAAAGAAAGATAGCACGGTTAAATTATTGCTAGATACCTCAAACTATCTATCTGAAAACATTTATAGTACTTTCATTTCTCCACTGACCCCAGGTACAAGTCCTCATTTGTCATCACCTAACAAAGATAGAATAGCTCCTAAGTCGCCCATCATCCAGAAGCCGTCACTTGCTCCTAAACCATCCAGCCCAACTCCACCATCCTCGCCTCTTTCAAAACTGAATAAAACAGATATGAAAGACCCTTATGGGGAAAGTCTGGACAAAACAGAGCAAAGAAGTGTAACAGAGGAAGTTAAAGTAAGCGCAGCTTTTCCATCTTCAAAACATAGTGAAAGTCTTGAGTATGATAGAACAGATAAAGCAAATTTGCCATCAATCCCATGGAGAGAGAAACCAGAAAAAAGACCAGAGAAAACAGGAAGAG AGAGACCTGTGCTTCAGAGTCGACATTCATTAGATGGCACCAGACTGATGGAGCAAGTTGAATCAGCTCAACCACTCTGGATCACACTTGCTCTGCAGAAACAAAAAGGATTCCGTGAACAGCAAGCATCCAGGGAGGAGAGGAGACAAGCCAGAGAGGCCAAGCAAGCTGACAAGCTAGCGAAAGAAACT TCATCTGGTGTCCTAGTAGGCGAATACAGAAGCAGATCTGGGTCACTGCAAAAGCCACTACCCCACGAAGAGAAGAAATGTGAGACAGTGGTGACTAGACTCCAGCGCAGGGAACAGCTACAGAAATCCAACACTCTTCCAACATCAGTCACAG TGGAAATTACAGAGACTGTTCCCGTAACACATGCAAAGGATCTTCCAAAGAGGTTCTCCACTCCAGATGCCACTCCTGTCTCATCAGAACCAGCCTGGTTGGCATTAGCCAAGAGGAAATCAAAAGCTTGGAGCGACTGTCCACAAATTATTAAGTAG
- the CRACD gene encoding capping protein-inhibiting regulator of actin dynamics isoform X1, with product MDSNMVWGVLQDCTIVSRSRFLTNSMGTRAFSHDSIFIPDGQVEDEQETQATPQDHSVGKVKSLQQQLGKNIRFGQPPPANVPLKRMQDLGATLEETQNSSMDSLGEHDVGCLSSGSKILGSPSSHGTRNAPQPEHKTEEKVTPVKSSRTKRPSGTIDSINLDVVPRSAACLDNTAAKHKLSVKPKNQRVSKKHRGMSQDCYSIEDNEHETGLNVHRSLNKAMYHSMDISNQDIIVSNYFERKARGLQIPEHTQVTNRQYEGEKHEEPITFKSEESRQMDKENKSVADKRTTEEEQRRQKIIRNIELDRLQHKLKEQKENEMKEQRRREEEKKLRAEQILKELEEHRKQDEQRQREEERCLKLAEEQKTREQEQQRTLQQAEEQKKIEIEQQMEQQKAFQEAEEQKRREVEKQNALQLAEERKMREKEEHRALQEVEELNIRKLEEQRMLKMAEEQRNCELEQQKALEIAEEERKYEIEQQKAIQMAEEQRMQELEQQKTLKITEEQRKHEQEHQKALQIALEQRKYEMEQENVLQIEEQKRSELELQRTSQMAEGLKKHKLELQRSLLVGEEIKHDLEEHRAAGVQKGIEVEDQKAVRLVEDKRLVHEEPLKNEYPINEDIKKNVVEVRHSSPDHESSITEKHLPEKLKTDEISKENDTDLKQRQSNEELRWNELDQRQRPFTFKVTSGEKQIIFEKVNLSPVTLVKEQPTCPKTLDPKETKTNISSHVLPSSQCIPHTAILVTGAQLCGTAVNLNQIKDTACKTLLGLTEERKLDLAETKNERDMGNTKNISSKTKYTSETLENQSFMEEWASIRSKIFNKSENVAMTENNKTDPCVPSDDWIGKGKDDSHNILRKTMSASAKFSITPAWQKFPESAKTVEFSSDTPAMKSNKEHIGTVLPDNTAERRLTERALSVQEVVANKMKRQATIEGGAEGCIFSKDLPSFLVPNPPQSPRRNHLEEQTSLNAQMANSMRKPDKLLQNSEEKMAPFGVKLRRTHYSLRFHSDPQNEQKRKKRYSAGDSFEGVPTPLTAGDETEIRTLPNKELSASPTKLKKDSTVKLLLDTSNYLSENIYSTFISPLTPGTSPHLSSPNKDRIAPKSPIIQKPSLAPKPSSPTPPSSPLSKLNKTDMKDPYGESLDKTEQRSVTEEVKVSAAFPSSKHSESLEYDRTDKANLPSIPWREKPEKRPEKTGRERPVLQSRHSLDGTRLMEQVESAQPLWITLALQKQKGFREQQASREERRQAREAKQADKLAKETSSGVLVGEYRSRSGSLQKPLPHEEKKCETVVTRLQRREQLQKSNTLPTSVTVEITETVPVTHAKDLPKRFSTPDATPVSSEPAWLALAKRKSKAWSDCPQIIK from the exons ATTCTAGGGTCACCGAGTTCTCATGGCACCAGGAATGCTCCTCAGCCAGAACACAAGACAGAGGAGAAG GTCACTCCTGTGAAATCGTCTCGAACAAAAAGACCATCTGGCACAATCGACTCTATAAACTTGGATGTCGTTCCACGATCTGCCGCTTGTTTAGATAATACTGCCGCTAAACACAAACTTTCTGTCAAGCCAAAAAATCAGAGAGTGTCAAAGAAACACAGAGGGATGTCCCAG GATTGTTACAGCATAGAAGACAACGAACATGAAACTGGACTGAATGTGCATCGATCTCTCAATAAAGCCATGTACCACTCAATGGATATTTCCAATCAGGATATAATTGTGTCTAATTATTTTGAACGAAAAGCCCGTGGATTACAAATTCCTGAGCATACTCAAGTGACCAATAGACAATATGAAGGGGAAAAACATGAGGAGCCAATAACTTTTAAATCTGAAGAAAGTAGACAAATGGATAAAGAAAATAAGTCAGTAGCAGATAAACGTACCACAGAAGAGGAACAAAGAAGACAGAAAATCATTAGGAACATTGAGTTAGATAGGCTCCAGCATAAGTTAAAAGAACAGAAAGAAAATGAAATGAAGGAACAGCGTAGACGCGAAGAAGAGAAAAAACTGCGGGCTGAACAAATTCTGAAAGAATTAGAAGAACACAGAAAACAAGATGAGCAAAGACAACGTGAGGAGGAGAGATGTCTCAAATTAGCAGAAGAACAAAAGACTCGTGAGCAGGAGCAACAGAGAACATTGCAGCAAGCTGAGGAGCAGAAGAAGATTGAGATAGAGCAGCAAATGGAGCAACAGAAAGCTTTTCAGGAAGCTGAGGAACAAAAAAGACGTGAAGTAGAGAAGCAAAACGCCCTTCAGTTAGCAGAGGAACGGAAAATGCGTGAAAAGGAGGAACATAGAGCTCTGCAGGAAGTTGAAGAGCTGAACATACGCAAACTTGAGGAGCAAAGAATGCTTAAGATGGCAGAAGAGCAGAGAAATTGTGAACTGGAGCAACAAAAAGCACTCGAAATTGCAGAAGAAGAGAGAAAGTATGAGATAGAACAGCAGAAAGCAATTCAAATGGCAGAAGAGCAGAGAATGCAAGAACTGGAGCAGCAGAAAACACTTAAGATTACAGAGGAGCAGAGAAAGCATGAACAAGAACACCAGAAAGCACTTCAGATTGCACTGGAGCAGAGAAAGTATGAAATGGAACAAGAAAATGTACTTCAGATAGAAGAACAGAAAAGATCTGAACTGGAGCTGCAGAGGACTTCTCAAATGGCAGAAGGACTGAAGAAACATAAACTGGAACTACAGAGATCTCTTCTTGTTGGAGAGGAGATAAAACATGACTTGGAGGAACATAGGGCAGCTGGGGTGCAGAAAGGGATTGAAGTGGAAGACCAAAAAGCAGTTCGACTAGTGGAGGACAAAAGATTGGTACACGAGGAACCTTTAAAGAATGAATATCCAATTAATGAGGATATTAAGAAGAATGTAGTTGAGGTAAGGCATTCCTCTCCAGATCATGAAAGCAGTATTACAGAAAAACATCTACCTGAAAAGCTGAAAACAGATGAAATAAGTAAAGAAAATGACACAGATTTAAAACAGAGACAAAGTAATGAAGAACTCCGATGGAATGAGCTTGACCAAAGGCAAAGACCATTTACATTTAAGGTCACGTCAGGTGAAAAGCAGATTATATTTGAGAAAGTTAATTTATCTCCAGTTACATTAGTAAAAGAGCAACCAACATGCCCTAAAACACTGGACCCTAAAGAAACTAAAACGAATATTAGTTCACATGTTCTTCCATCCTCGCAGTGCATTCCCCACACTGCAATTTTGGTTACAGGAGCACAACTGTGTGGTACAGCTGTAAACCTTAACCAGATTAAGGACACCGCTTGTAAAACATTGCTTGGACTGACTGAAGAGAGGAAATTAGATCTTGCCGAAACCAAAAATGAAAGAGATATGGGCAATACTAAAAATATCAGcagtaaaacaaaatatacatcaGAGACATTGGAAAATCAGTCCTTCATGGAAGAATGGGCTTCCATTAGGTCAAAAATATTCAACAAATCTGAAAATGTTGCCATGACCGAAAATAATAAAACTGATCCTTGTGTACCTAGTGATGACTGGATAGGAAAGGGTAAAGATGACTCCCATAACATCTTACGAAAGACAATGTCAGCTAGTGCAAAATTTTCTATAACACCAGCATGGCAGAAATTTCCAGAATCTGCGAAAACCGTTGAGTTTAGTAGTGACACCCCAGCAATGAAATCAAATAAGGAACATATAGGAACAGTGTTACCTGACAacacagctgagagaaggctcaCAGAAAGGGCACTGAGTGTCCAAGAAGTGGTGGCAAATAAAATGAAAAGGCAAGCTACGATTGAAGGTGGTGCAGAAGGTTGTATATTTTCTAAAGATCTTCCATCCTTCTTGGTTCCTAACCCACCTCAGTCTCCTCGTCGTAATCATTTAGAAGAACAAACTTCCCTCAATGCACAAATGGCCAACAGTATGAGAAAACCAGATAAATTATTACAAAATTCAGAAGAGAAAATGGCTCCATTTGGAGTCAAACTAAGAAGGACACATTATTCCTTGAGATTTCATTCAGATCCTCAGAATGAACAGAAACGGAAGAAACGATATAGTGCAGGTGACAGCTTTGAAGGTGTTCCTACTCCATTAACTGCAGGAGATGAAACAGAAATAAGGACTTTACCCAACAAAGAATTGTCAGCATCCCCTACTAAATTAAAGAAAGATAGCACGGTTAAATTATTGCTAGATACCTCAAACTATCTATCTGAAAACATTTATAGTACTTTCATTTCTCCACTGACCCCAGGTACAAGTCCTCATTTGTCATCACCTAACAAAGATAGAATAGCTCCTAAGTCGCCCATCATCCAGAAGCCGTCACTTGCTCCTAAACCATCCAGCCCAACTCCACCATCCTCGCCTCTTTCAAAACTGAATAAAACAGATATGAAAGACCCTTATGGGGAAAGTCTGGACAAAACAGAGCAAAGAAGTGTAACAGAGGAAGTTAAAGTAAGCGCAGCTTTTCCATCTTCAAAACATAGTGAAAGTCTTGAGTATGATAGAACAGATAAAGCAAATTTGCCATCAATCCCATGGAGAGAGAAACCAGAAAAAAGACCAGAGAAAACAGGAAGAG AGAGACCTGTGCTTCAGAGTCGACATTCATTAGATGGCACCAGACTGATGGAGCAAGTTGAATCAGCTCAACCACTCTGGATCACACTTGCTCTGCAGAAACAAAAAGGATTCCGTGAACAGCAAGCATCCAGGGAGGAGAGGAGACAAGCCAGAGAGGCCAAGCAAGCTGACAAGCTAGCGAAAGAAACT TCATCTGGTGTCCTAGTAGGCGAATACAGAAGCAGATCTGGGTCACTGCAAAAGCCACTACCCCACGAAGAGAAGAAATGTGAGACAGTGGTGACTAGACTCCAGCGCAGGGAACAGCTACAGAAATCCAACACTCTTCCAACATCAGTCACAG TGGAAATTACAGAGACTGTTCCCGTAACACATGCAAAGGATCTTCCAAAGAGGTTCTCCACTCCAGATGCCACTCCTGTCTCATCAGAACCAGCCTGGTTGGCATTAGCCAAGAGGAAATCAAAAGCTTGGAGCGACTGTCCACAAATTATTAAGTAG